In a genomic window of Vibrio marisflavi CECT 7928:
- the moeB gene encoding molybdopterin-synthase adenylyltransferase MoeB, producing MKELTDQEILRYNRQITLKHFDFEGQEALKNSSVLIVGAGGLGCAASQYLAVAGVGNLTLIDDDVVEHSNLQRQVLHTDSDINRNKVDSAADSLTNLNPHIAVATIANRLTDDELAQLLLKHNVVIDATDNVETRNQLNKLCFQSKTPLVSGAAIRMEGQVSVYTYQDENQPCYQCLSALFGQQALTCVEAGVMAPLVGIIGSMQAMETIKLIANYGQPVEGKLLLLDALNMSWREMKLARQPTCPVCGDKK from the coding sequence TTGAAAGAGTTAACTGATCAAGAGATCCTACGTTACAACAGGCAAATTACGTTAAAACATTTTGATTTTGAAGGCCAAGAAGCCCTCAAAAATAGTTCTGTGTTGATTGTGGGCGCAGGTGGTCTAGGATGTGCTGCAAGCCAATATCTTGCCGTCGCTGGTGTCGGAAACCTCACGCTTATCGATGACGATGTGGTTGAGCATTCCAATTTGCAGAGACAAGTTCTACATACAGATAGCGACATCAATCGGAATAAAGTCGACTCCGCCGCAGATTCTTTAACAAACCTGAATCCACATATTGCGGTTGCGACTATCGCTAATAGGCTAACTGACGATGAATTGGCGCAACTGTTGCTCAAGCATAATGTTGTGATCGACGCTACCGATAATGTTGAAACCAGAAATCAGCTTAATAAGCTGTGTTTTCAAAGCAAGACCCCTCTTGTATCAGGTGCTGCAATACGCATGGAAGGACAAGTAAGTGTCTATACCTATCAAGACGAAAACCAGCCTTGTTATCAGTGCTTGAGCGCTCTATTTGGGCAGCAGGCACTGACTTGTGTCGAGGCCGGCGTCATGGCTCCTTTAGTTGGTATCATTGGCAGCATGCAAGCAATGGAAACAATCAAGCTTATTGCGAATTACGGTCAGCCAGTCGAAGGTAAGCTTTTACTCCTCGATGCACTCAACATGTCTTGGCGAGAGATGAAACTCGCTAGACAGCCAACATGCCCAGTATGTGGCGACAAAAAATAA
- a CDS encoding sulfurtransferase, with protein sequence MGPLINAQWLNENISEQKLVILDASIDFQIPAETEKDKANFIPNAIRFDYDKEFCDPDSALPHMIPSEDRFNELARQLGINNDSIIVVYDNSGTFASPRAWWMFKAMGHKQVYVLDGGLTEWKRKGYQVTQSYREVTSTGDFNGHLSPSNFLSAQDVLAQIEQEDSLTIDARSKARFLGKTPEPRQGIRSGHIPNAVCLPFVDLMSKHKLKPAQQLKEIFDEVVPNDKEQYIFSCGSGVTACILALAAETLGYENLSVYDGSWTEWGQKQELPIEV encoded by the coding sequence ATGGGGCCTCTAATTAATGCTCAATGGCTAAACGAAAACATATCCGAGCAAAAGCTTGTGATACTCGACGCTAGTATCGACTTTCAAATCCCTGCAGAAACAGAAAAAGACAAAGCTAACTTCATACCCAATGCTATCCGCTTCGACTACGACAAAGAGTTTTGCGATCCCGATAGCGCGTTGCCACATATGATTCCAAGTGAAGATCGCTTCAACGAGTTAGCGCGACAACTCGGTATTAATAACGACTCCATCATTGTGGTTTACGACAACAGTGGCACATTTGCATCGCCTAGAGCTTGGTGGATGTTTAAAGCCATGGGACACAAGCAGGTTTATGTGTTGGATGGCGGTCTAACTGAATGGAAACGTAAGGGGTACCAAGTAACTCAAAGTTACCGTGAAGTCACCTCCACTGGTGATTTTAACGGCCATTTAAGCCCTAGCAACTTCCTTTCTGCGCAAGACGTACTCGCGCAGATTGAACAAGAAGATAGCCTAACCATCGATGCTCGCTCAAAGGCTCGTTTCCTAGGAAAAACACCGGAGCCACGACAAGGCATTCGCAGCGGACATATTCCAAATGCAGTATGCTTACCTTTCGTTGACCTCATGAGTAAGCACAAGCTAAAGCCTGCTCAACAACTAAAAGAAATCTTTGACGAAGTCGTTCCCAATGATAAAGAGCAATACATTTTCTCCTGTGGCTCTGGCGTCACAGCATGTATCTTGGCTTTGGCTGCCGAAACTTTGGGGTATGAAAATTTATCTGTTTATGACGGTTCATGGACTGAATGGGGGCAAAAGCAGGAGCTCCCAATAGAAGTATAG
- the msrB gene encoding peptide-methionine (R)-S-oxide reductase MsrB, with translation MRKRNVVRSIFLFSSLISYSFLSYAFIDEQQAQKQGYQVATLAGGCFWCTESDLEKQPGVVEVVSGYSGGTKDNPTYKQVASGKTNYIETVNVYYDPDVVSYEQILDQFFRHIDPTDDKGSFVDRGPQYRPAVFYRDAQQKQIAQEFIEEIDQLGVYKKPLKTELIEFSKFWPAENYHQDYYKKSKIRYSYYRYASGRDQYLDDIFGSDRKDNPITLRQLIDEKQLVTNAKTYEKPSESVIKNKLTKIQYYVTQEDGTERAFQNEYWDNKAEGIYVDIVTGEPLFSSLDKFKSGTGWPSFTKPINPAYVTTKSDFKLLYTRTEVRSRFGDSHLGHVFKDGPAPTGLRYCINSASMRFIPKEDLEKEGYGEYRHLFDS, from the coding sequence ATGCGTAAACGAAATGTTGTTAGATCTATCTTCTTGTTCAGCTCGCTGATTAGCTATTCTTTTTTAAGCTATGCGTTTATCGATGAGCAGCAAGCCCAAAAACAAGGCTATCAAGTTGCAACCCTCGCTGGGGGTTGTTTTTGGTGCACTGAGTCTGATCTCGAAAAGCAGCCTGGTGTAGTAGAGGTGGTATCCGGTTATTCTGGTGGTACAAAAGACAACCCTACCTACAAGCAAGTCGCATCTGGTAAAACTAACTATATCGAAACCGTTAACGTGTATTACGATCCTGACGTTGTCAGTTACGAACAAATTCTCGATCAGTTTTTCCGCCATATAGACCCAACTGACGACAAAGGCTCTTTCGTTGACCGTGGCCCACAATACCGCCCAGCGGTGTTTTATCGCGACGCCCAGCAAAAGCAAATTGCACAAGAATTTATTGAAGAAATCGATCAACTGGGTGTTTACAAAAAACCTTTGAAAACAGAGCTCATTGAATTTAGTAAGTTTTGGCCGGCAGAAAACTATCACCAAGACTATTACAAGAAAAGTAAGATTCGTTACAGCTACTACCGTTATGCTTCAGGCAGAGATCAGTACCTAGACGACATTTTCGGGTCAGATAGAAAAGACAATCCCATAACACTTCGCCAACTGATTGATGAAAAACAGTTGGTCACTAACGCCAAAACTTATGAAAAGCCTTCTGAAAGTGTAATTAAGAATAAACTGACTAAGATTCAATATTATGTCACCCAAGAAGATGGCACTGAGAGAGCTTTTCAAAATGAGTATTGGGACAACAAAGCAGAGGGTATATACGTGGACATAGTGACTGGGGAGCCTTTGTTTTCGTCACTCGATAAATTTAAATCTGGCACTGGTTGGCCCAGCTTTACCAAACCAATTAACCCCGCTTACGTGACCACAAAAAGTGACTTCAAATTACTCTATACAAGAACGGAAGTTCGCAGTCGCTTTGGCGACTCTCACCTTGGTCACGTATTTAAAGACGGCCCCGCTCCAACTGGCCTAAGGTATTGTATTAACTCAGCTTCAATGCGATTCATTCCAAAAGAAGATTTGGAGAAAGAAGGCTATGGCGAGTATCGTCACTTGTTTGACAGTTAA
- the moeA gene encoding molybdopterin molybdotransferase MoeA, translated as MSCCDAPNLMPIEDALQHMLSGIKPIQQSVELKLQDAIGFVLAEDLLSPINVPPFDNSAMDGYAIRIADLEKSDTLPLAGKSFAGQPFEGNWPADTCIRIMTGAKIPAGCDAVIMQEQTETTDSGIRFTNQKVKHNNNIRPVGDDIQKGDVALAKGARLTSRDLPMIASLGISHIKVLRKPKVAFFSTGDELKPLGQPLEEGQIYDSNRYGIKPLIEKFGCEAIDLGIIPDNPETLKATFERAQSEADVVVTSGGVSVGEADYTKDILDEIGQIGFWKLAIKPGKPFAFGQLDNAWFCGLPGNPVSAFITLYVLVQPLLAKLGGHTEWKPQPFIPAITKNGFKKSPGRTDYQRGIYTIEDGQFYVETTGNQSSGAFRSMSLANCFVVLEQNRGRVEAGETVQVQMFSSSLY; from the coding sequence ATGAGCTGCTGCGACGCTCCTAATTTGATGCCGATTGAAGATGCGCTTCAACACATGCTTTCCGGAATTAAACCCATCCAACAATCTGTCGAGTTAAAACTGCAAGACGCTATTGGTTTCGTACTAGCAGAAGACCTACTTTCCCCTATTAACGTTCCGCCATTTGATAACTCAGCGATGGATGGATACGCCATTCGAATTGCTGATCTAGAAAAATCAGACACACTTCCTTTAGCTGGTAAGTCCTTTGCCGGACAACCTTTTGAAGGCAATTGGCCTGCAGATACTTGCATTCGAATTATGACAGGTGCCAAAATCCCAGCGGGCTGCGACGCTGTTATCATGCAAGAGCAAACAGAAACAACAGATAGTGGTATTCGATTTACCAACCAAAAGGTAAAACACAATAACAATATTCGACCTGTTGGTGACGACATACAAAAAGGCGATGTTGCACTGGCCAAAGGAGCAAGATTAACTTCTCGCGACTTACCAATGATCGCTTCCTTAGGTATCAGCCACATCAAAGTGTTACGCAAACCTAAAGTTGCTTTTTTCTCTACCGGCGATGAGCTTAAACCACTAGGTCAACCACTTGAAGAAGGTCAAATTTACGATAGCAACAGATATGGCATAAAGCCGCTTATCGAAAAGTTTGGCTGTGAAGCCATTGATTTAGGCATTATTCCAGATAATCCAGAAACGCTGAAAGCCACTTTTGAAAGAGCACAATCTGAAGCCGATGTCGTGGTCACTTCTGGCGGTGTAAGTGTGGGTGAAGCTGATTACACGAAAGATATTCTTGACGAAATCGGCCAAATCGGATTTTGGAAGTTAGCCATTAAGCCCGGTAAACCTTTTGCATTTGGGCAATTAGATAATGCTTGGTTCTGTGGATTGCCTGGCAACCCTGTGTCTGCATTCATCACCCTATATGTACTTGTGCAGCCACTACTTGCCAAACTAGGTGGACACACTGAATGGAAACCACAACCGTTTATACCAGCTATCACGAAAAATGGATTTAAAAAATCACCTGGACGTACTGACTATCAACGCGGCATATACACTATCGAAGATGGTCAATTTTACGTAGAAACCACAGGCAACCAGAGCTCAGGTGCTTTTCGTTCGATGAGTTTAGCCAATTGTTTTGTCGTATTAGAGCAAAATCGCGGACGCGTGGAAGCCGGCGAAACGGTGCAAGTACAGATGTTTAGTAGCAGCCTTTATTAA
- a CDS encoding SGNH/GDSL hydrolase family protein — protein sequence MKSILCFGDSLTWGYNPSNSQRHAFDIRWPGAMQNALGHSYRVIEAGLNGRTTVHDDPYINDEAQNGAKVLPIYLESNLPLDLVIIMLGTNDLKARFGSSANEISQGVASLVRKTLSSGTGPSGKAPKVLLLSPPHIGRTEHFMDTIFDGQKQVSLELAKHYQVVAEFYQVDFLDTANFIEAAKGEGIHLDEEANLALAKILADKVQSILNGESS from the coding sequence ATGAAATCTATTTTGTGTTTTGGGGATTCATTGACCTGGGGCTACAACCCGAGCAACTCTCAACGACACGCCTTTGATATACGTTGGCCGGGTGCCATGCAAAATGCTCTAGGGCATTCTTATCGCGTTATTGAGGCAGGCTTAAATGGTCGCACTACCGTTCATGATGACCCATACATTAACGACGAAGCACAAAATGGTGCAAAAGTGCTGCCTATCTACCTTGAATCTAACCTCCCATTAGATCTTGTGATTATTATGTTGGGGACAAACGATCTAAAGGCTCGATTTGGTAGCTCTGCAAACGAAATATCTCAAGGTGTTGCTAGTCTAGTAAGAAAAACGCTCTCTAGTGGCACAGGCCCGAGCGGTAAAGCTCCTAAAGTTCTGCTCCTTTCCCCTCCACATATCGGTAGGACAGAACATTTTATGGACACTATTTTTGATGGACAGAAACAAGTCTCATTGGAACTAGCCAAGCACTATCAAGTTGTTGCCGAGTTTTACCAAGTGGACTTTTTAGACACAGCTAACTTTATAGAAGCCGCTAAGGGAGAAGGTATTCACCTTGATGAAGAAGCGAATTTAGCGCTAGCTAAGATTCTTGCAGATAAGGTCCAGAGTATTCTGAACGGTGAAAGTTCATAA
- the folE gene encoding GTP cyclohydrolase I FolE, with protein MSVLSESATLVKQALERSGLETPMVENAYLPEEKKEKIQGHMREVLSLLGLDLNDDSLQDTPNRVAKMFVDEIFSGLDYQNFPKITVIENKMNVNEMVRVKDITVTSTCEHHLVTIDGKAAVAYIPRGKIIGLSKINRIVRFFAQRPQVQERMTQQILVALQTLLESDDVAVSIDATHYCVKSRGVMDATSVTTTTALGGIFKSNPATRHEFLHGIR; from the coding sequence ATGTCGGTCCTGAGTGAGTCAGCAACATTAGTAAAACAAGCTTTAGAACGCAGTGGATTAGAAACTCCAATGGTTGAGAATGCCTATCTACCAGAAGAGAAGAAAGAAAAGATCCAAGGTCATATGCGTGAAGTGCTATCGCTACTAGGGCTAGACTTGAATGATGATAGCCTGCAAGACACACCTAATCGTGTGGCAAAAATGTTTGTTGATGAAATATTCTCAGGTTTGGATTATCAAAACTTCCCCAAGATCACGGTGATTGAGAACAAAATGAATGTGAACGAGATGGTGCGTGTAAAAGACATTACCGTGACCAGCACTTGTGAACATCATTTGGTCACAATCGATGGAAAAGCAGCCGTCGCTTATATCCCTCGTGGCAAGATTATTGGCCTATCAAAGATTAACCGCATTGTGCGCTTTTTTGCGCAAAGACCTCAAGTTCAAGAGCGCATGACCCAACAGATTTTAGTTGCGCTGCAAACATTACTTGAGTCGGATGATGTTGCTGTGAGTATCGATGCCACTCATTACTGCGTAAAATCGCGTGGAGTAATGGACGCGACCAGTGTGACAACGACAACAGCGCTCGGCGGTATTTTTAAAAGCAATCCGGCAACACGTCACGAGTTTTTGCACGGGATACGTTAA
- a CDS encoding LysR family transcriptional regulator: protein MTNEQLRALIAVAEQGSFRKAAKTIYKTQAAISASIKSLENEFDIVLFDRNQYRPTLTDVGQAFYRRAKLTMEHFVQLQTMGRELANNVEPTFGIVIGASCPLPLLLKQLKVIIDQFPFTRFHITTEVLNGVVEKINDGNVDLGFGPEFGLDATHEKVLIGSITFINVAAPNYFKGGNQRKILLEESREYSQIVLRDSATNSDKAAMYVSPYGETWSVGDMATKKELTVAGLGWGRLPEHLIQQELKNGLLEPISVENIPVESTGDMYMFRKREGSRGPVAERFWKEITQAYST from the coding sequence GTGACAAATGAACAACTTAGGGCATTGATTGCAGTAGCGGAGCAGGGCAGCTTTCGCAAAGCAGCTAAGACAATTTATAAGACCCAAGCCGCTATAAGTGCGTCGATCAAGTCTTTGGAAAATGAGTTCGATATTGTTTTATTCGACCGCAACCAATATCGGCCAACACTGACTGACGTTGGACAGGCGTTTTACCGTAGAGCGAAGTTGACGATGGAGCACTTTGTTCAATTGCAGACGATGGGACGCGAGCTAGCTAATAATGTAGAACCAACTTTTGGCATAGTTATTGGGGCTAGTTGCCCACTTCCTTTATTACTCAAACAACTGAAAGTCATCATAGATCAATTTCCGTTTACTCGTTTTCATATTACGACGGAAGTGCTAAATGGCGTGGTTGAAAAAATTAATGATGGCAATGTTGATTTAGGCTTTGGACCTGAGTTTGGTTTGGATGCCACTCATGAAAAAGTGCTGATTGGTAGCATTACGTTTATCAATGTTGCGGCGCCAAACTACTTCAAAGGTGGCAACCAGCGTAAGATTCTTCTTGAAGAGTCACGCGAGTATTCACAGATCGTTTTGCGTGATAGTGCAACAAATAGCGATAAAGCGGCAATGTATGTCTCTCCATATGGAGAAACGTGGAGTGTTGGCGATATGGCAACAAAAAAAGAGCTGACTGTCGCAGGGCTTGGGTGGGGCAGGCTGCCAGAGCACCTCATTCAGCAAGAGTTAAAAAACGGTTTGTTAGAGCCTATCTCTGTAGAAAACATCCCAGTCGAAAGTACAGGTGATATGTATATGTTTCGTAAGAGAGAGGGTAGCAGAGGGCCAGTCGCGGAGCGTTTTTGGAAGGAGATAACTCAAGCTTACAGCACTTGA